One region of Nothobranchius furzeri strain GRZ-AD chromosome 16, NfurGRZ-RIMD1, whole genome shotgun sequence genomic DNA includes:
- the si:ch73-103b11.2 gene encoding early endosome antigen 1 isoform X7 → MTLCETVTQHRMKLGKNKPDLLNFKKGWMTKLYDDEMWKKHWFVLTDQSLRYYKDSIAEEASQLDGEIDLSTCYDVKEIPVQRNYGFQILCKDGACTLSAMTSGIRRNWIQAIMKNVRPTVAPDVTRKNISLKLSVLKPRSSPDEKIKGHVVLEPCPQTTPDLSPRVGDCKSDDPNQSPDSSSSTPSSEPRKKGVRERRREGRSKTFDWSEFKMEQMEKPTKERAHTIDLSSSLSTASSCCSSSLSSPVYSSSLQTSSLPGPHPPTVTPTVKEDAERESAKRGSPLHSTTSPSHMPNVVLSSSTLNTTSPENQEQGKMEVDHPTAVCLKSEDTTDGTASHVQDEIEQRWHQVETTPLREEKQVPIVTTVGNPDRLPAHELAELLDKELGQKQKELDHLQQQNNFLKEQLEDALGREQNAREGYVLQSATPPPSSPHRVPWQHLHRLNQDLQGELESQKRKQGLAQQQICTLKRSYTEAQDVVDRHEADIQALQAKLASAMAEILASEQAVVRMRNELKLEQNRSKEQEEEYGRNEATLRTQLKESEDRLREVEASLLERSQALRHLEHQQALQRDHMKEIQRLQERLQEVTARLSATEEGQALKEERLRFEQCSIQESHERERQNLCRRLAEAEATQKEVEDRLLEAEQQVEALLRGRRASGGKEFKEEMLKLQEQLAYKTDIIDTLRESVRRLEDEKKHLTCRCQELLNQIAEADREVNKLRNRLETEEADYCTLEHSYERATEEFQKMSQFLKEKEEEIQQTKEMYERLMKSKEEDLKEALVKMTALGSSLEETELKLQAKEELYCQMSQSFINKAEPCKAEKDLQAKLVVAEARIAELEQHLNALHLDYVDLCIERELIPDKDKKGEVDASPPLSSNTELPLDCKDSQAKRTRIRFSSIHCQKYKSLEDMDSSHLSCPLDVEQKSHDSVDLDIQQTKENISDTPLPQTSDPEKFIGIIHELETKLLTTEEKLKNLTQNLDVQRPTKTEDSPFHDPKTSKQKPGPEEGVSGASGIKSDSSLKHYSKALVCVENSREKVKAILNSCHGSTDSQLHSLSEIENDLFNASLHIQQGQKMLDEQSPVVLRNQTLETVDRDALLLFAKTLSFEAVILNKMALLIQTSKSDLHQALFDIWEDLDHIKRSEKDCLAIVYADVLTRKLMLESAFWKDLEKAETDVAVFQKSRVSVDVDVDATEVCNTFLKAELAYSIQNLKLFYEEKFEMLKSELAEAYNKLSEREMALKAIIDASKKPELKMVIKEVKNSLGFGKQKLANIHPPELAPYMEQIEIEEARGLAEEMVDRHLVSVMPSCGVQSVESFQNAYDNLANELQRQAAILHKYAQEIESSGSHPALSNMIHSVLGQQTSHNLTSTSLCMREALIQAQVAYVACRLRTMHEQELSLCKQTSQNMEDLVKQHALNVSAIQEKYEASLKQERENFTQTMISLEKENQTLKSEISERVNQLSQQQEKVALLEEHFQKETQELKLRYKHELSQAEQSHASTELALMETAADGQRKLELLLVDIDGMEESHKSHIQKLQQQFEERICELQQIHKEEVDKLHSQCLERLQCATERPGAFYPLPCVEVSMEEDKQRKGVNPQNTSEVDSMVVLKDRIQELETQMNSMKDELENKHLEGDVASLREKYQRDFESLKATCERGFAAMEETHQKVIDDIQRQHQREISKLMEERERLLAEETAATIAAIEAMKNAHKEELEKTQRSQLSGLNSDIDELRLQYEEELQSIQRELEVLSEQYSQKCLENAHLTQALEAERQALRQCQRENQELNAHNQELNNRLTAEITRMRSCFSGETALSPLTHGKDVYELEVLLRIKESEIQYLKQEIHSLKDELQSAFRDKKYATDKYKDIYTELSIVKAKADCDISKLKEKLLLATEALGERTVDDSVTSGYDIMKSKSNPDFMKKEKSSTSRQSRAVRSKSLKEGLTVQERMKLFEAKDSRKI, encoded by the exons ATGACTCTCTGCGAGACGGTGACACAGCACCGGATGAAGCTCGGCAAAAACAAG CCAGATCTGCTGAACTTCAAGAAAGGATGGATGACAAAGCTTTATGATGATGAAATG TGGAAGAAACACTGGTTTGTTCTGACAGACCAGAGTTTGAGGTATTACAAAGACTCAATAGCTGAGGAG GCCTCACAACTGGATGGTGAGATTGATCTTTCCACATGTTATGATGTCAAAGAGATTCCAGTTCAGAGGAATTATGGTTTCCAAATCCTT tgtaaagatGGAGCATGCACCCTGTCAGCCATGACCTCTGGAATCCGTCGCAACTGGATTCAGGCCATCATGAAGAATGTGCGACCCACTGTTGCCCCCGATGTCACCCG GAAAAACATCTCTCTGAAACTGTCTGTTCTGAAGCCCAG atctAGTCCTGATGAAAAGATCAAAGGCCATGTGGTGTTGGAACCATGTCCTCAGACCACTCCAGACCTTAGCCCACGTGTTGGTGATTGTAAGTCTGATGACCCCAATCAGTCACCAGACAGCAGTTCCTCCACTCCTTCGTCTGAGCCACGTAAAAAGGGAGTCCGTGAGCGCAGGCGAGAGGGCCGCTCAAAAACCTTTGACTGGTCTGAATTTAAAATGGAACAGATGGAAAAGCCTACTAAAGAGCGAGCGCACACCATCGACCTCAGTTCATCACTTTCTACAGCTTCTTCCTGCTGTTCGTCATCTCTTTCGTCTCCTGTGTATTCTTCCTCTCTGCAAACCTCATCTCTACCAGGTCCTCACCCACCTACTGTGACACCTACTGTGAAAGAAGATGCTGAAAGGGAGAGTGCTAAAAGAGGGAGCCCCCTGCACAGCACAACCAGCCCAAGTCACATGCCAAATGTAGTTTTGTCTAGTTCAACACTCAACACCACATCACCTGAAAACCAAGAGCAGGGAAAGATGGAAGTAGACCACCCTACAGCTGTTTGTCTAAAGAGTGAAGACACAACAGACGGCACAGCCTCACATGTCCAAGATGAAATTGAACAACGATGGCATCAGGTGGAGACAACACCATTAAGGGAAGAGAAGCAAGTGCCAATTGTCACGACTGTAGGAAACCCTGACCGATTACCAGCGCATGAGCTTGCTGAGCTGCTAGACAAAGAG TTGGGACAGAAGCAGAAGGAACTGGATCATCTACAGCAGCAAAACAACTTTTTAAAAGAACAACTGGAAGATGCACTGGGGAGAGAACAAAATGCCAGAGAAGGATACGTACTGCAG AGTGCAACACCTCCTCCCTCATCACCACACAGAGTGCCGTGGCAACACTTGCACAGGCTAAACCAAGACTTACAGGGTGAACTGGAATCCCAAAAGCGCAAGCAGGGCCTAGCTCAACAGCAAATCTGCACACTAAAGAGAAGCTACACCGAAGCTCAGGATGTCGTCGACCGCCATGAGGCCGACATTCAGGCTCTGCAGGCTAAACTTGCATCTGCTATGGCCGAAATCTTAGCTAGTGAACAAGCTGTGGTTCGAATGCGCAATGAGCTCAAGTTGGAGCAGAACCGTTCTAAAGAACAAGAGGAGGAATATGGACGCAATGAAGCCACCCTCAGAACACAACTAAAGGAAAGTGAAGACAGACTCCGTGAGGTAGAAGCCAGCCTTCTGGAAAGAAGCCAGGCTCTGAGGCACCTAGAGCATCAGCAGGCTCTGCAACGAGACCACATGAAGGAGATACAGAGGTTGCAGGAGAGACTGCAGGAGGTAACTGCTCGACTGAGTGCTACAGAAGAGGGTCAAGCACTGAAGGAAGAGCGCTTGAGATTTGAGCAGTGTAGTATACAAGAAAGTCATGAAAGGGAAAGGCAGAATCTGTGTAGAAGATTGGCTGAGGCTGAAGCCACACAAAAAGAAGTAGAAGATAGACTGTTGGAGGCTGAGCAACAGGTTGAAGCCTTGTTAAGAGGGAGAAGGGCCTCGGGTGGTAAAGAATTCAAAGAAGAAATGTTGAAGTTGCAAGAACAACTGGCCTATAAGACTGACATTATTGATACACTGAGGGAAAGTGTGCGAAGACTAGAGGACGAAAAAAAACATCTCACCTGTCGCTGTCAGGAGCTTCTCAATCAGATTGCAGAAGCAGACCGTGAGGTGAACAAGCTGCGTAATCGTCTCGAAACTGAAGAAGCTGATTACTGTACCCTGGAGCATTCATATGAGAGGGCTACTGAAGAATTTCAAAAGATGAGCCAGTTTCTTAAAGAAAAAGAAGAGGAGATCCAGCAAACTAAAGAGATGTATGAAAGGTTGATGAAGAGTAAGGAAGAGGACCTAAAAGAAGCTCTTGTCAAAATGACAGCACTTGGCAGCAGCTTGGAAGAAACTGAACTGAAGTTGCAAGCAAAAGAGGAGCTTTATTGTCAAATGAGTCAGAGTTTCATCAATAAAGCGGAGCCTTGCAAAGCTGAAAAAGATCTGCAAGCCAAGCTTGTGGTTGCAGAGGCCCGCATTGCAGAGTTAGAGCAGCACCTCAATGCCCTGCACCTGGACTATGTCGATCTTTGCATTGAAAGGGAGCTAATCCCAGACAAGGACAAAAAGGGAGAAGTTGATGCATCACCCCCATTATCATCAAATACAGAGCTCCCTTTAGATTGTAAGGATTCTCAAGCTAAGAGGACAAGGATACGTTTTTCAAGTATTCATTGCCAAAAATACAAAAGCCTTGAAGACATGGACAGTAGCCATTTGAGTTGTCCTTTAGACGTAGAGCAGAAAAGTCATGACAGTGTTGATCTGGACATCCAACAGACTAAAGAAAACATTTCCGATACCCCACTCCCACAAACCAGCGACCCAGAGAAGTTCATCGGTATTATACATGAACTAGAAACGAAACTGCTCACCACTGAAGAAAAGCTGAAAAATCTAACACAGAATTTAGATGTGCAACGACCAACCAAAACCGAAGACTCACCCTTTCATGATCCAAAAACATCAAAACAGAAGCCAGGCCCAGAAGAAGGGGTTAGTGGTGCAAGTGGGATAAAGAGTGATTCTTCTCTTAAGCATTACTCTAAGGCCCTGGTGTGTGTTGAAAACAGTCGCGAGAAAGTGAAAGCTATACTTAACAGCTGTCATGGTAGCACTGACTCACAGCTGCACTCGCTGTCAGAGATTGAGAATGATTTGTTCAATGCTTCACTGCACATCCAACAGGGCCAAAAGATGTTGGACGAGCAGTCCCCCGTAGTCCTTCGGAATCAAACTCTAGAGACTGTAGACAGGGATGCGCTGCTCCTCTTTGCCAAAACGTTGTCTTTTGAAGCAGTAATTTTGAACAAGATGGCCTTATTGATTCAGACCTCAAAGTCTGACCTCCATCAAGCTCTCTTTGACATATGGGAGGACTTGGACCACATTAAAAGGAGCGAAAAAGATTGTTTGGCCATAGTTTATGCTGACGTCTTAACCAGGAAGTTGATGTTGGAGAGTGCATTCTGGAAGGACCTGGAGAAAGCTGAGACGGATGTTGCTGTTTTCCAAAAGAGCAGAGTATCAGTCGATGTAGATGTCGACGCAACTGAAGTGTGTAACACCTTCCTCAAAGCAGAACTGGCTTACTCGATTCAAAATCTGAAACTTTTCTATGAAGAGAAATTTGAAATGCTGAAAAGCGAGCTGGCTGAAGCCTATAATAAGCTATCTGAACGGGAGATGGCACTGAAGGCAATTATTGATGCTTCGAAAAAGCCTGAGTTAAAAATGGTAATAAAAGAGGTGAAAAATTCCCTTGGCTTTGGTAAACAAAAGTTAGCCAACATTCACCCACCTGAACTGGCTCCATATATGGAGCAGATAGAGATAGAAGAAGCTAGAGGTTTGGCTGAGGAAATGGTTGACAGACACTTGGTGAGTGTCATGCCCTCATGTGGTGTTCAGTCTGTTGAGTCATTTCAAAATGCTTATGACAACCTGGCTAATGAGCTTCAGAGACAAGCAGCAATCCTACATAAGTATGCTCAAGAGATAGAAAGTAGTGGAAGTCATCCTGCTCTGTCCAACATGATCCATAGTGTGTTAGGACAGCAAACATCACATAATTTGACCAGCACCTCTCTCTGTATGCGTGAAGCCCTCATACAGGCTCAAGTGGCTTATGTGGCTTGCAGGTTACGAACCATGCATGAGCAAGAGTTGAGTTTGTGTAAACAGACGAGTCAAAACATGGAAGATCTTGTGAAGCAGCATGCCTTGAATGTCTCAGCTATCCAAGAAAAGTATGAAGCGTCTttaaaacaagagcgggagaactTCACCCAAACCATGATCTCACTGGAGAAGGAGAATCAGACACTGAAGAGTGAGATCAGCGAACGTGTGAATCAGCTCTCCCAGCAGCAAGAGAAAGTAGCCCTCCTAGAAGAGCATTTTCAGAAGGAGACACAGGAGCTGAAACTGAGGTACAAACATGAGCTTAGCCAAGCAGAGCAAAGTCACGCCTCAACAGAGCTGGCCCTGATGGAGACTGCAGCTGATGGTCAACGAAAGCTTGAGCTTCTACTGGTGGACATTGACGGCATGGAGGAGAGTCACAAGAGTCACATTCAAAAGTTGCAGCAGCAGTTTGAAGAGAGGATCTGTGAGCTCCAGCAAATCCACAAAGAGGAGGTGGACAAATTACATTCCCAGTGTTTGGAACGCCTTCAGTGTGCCACAGAAAGACCTGGGGCCTTCTACCCACTTCCTTGTGTAGAGGTCTCAATGGAAGAGGACAAGCAGAGAAAGGGGgtgaatccacaaaacacatcagAGGTGGACTCCATGGTGGTTCTGAAGGATCGCATCCAGGAGCTGGAGACTCAGATGAATAGCATGAAGGATGAGTTGGAGAACAAGCACCTTGAAGGAGATGTGGCCAGCCTGAGGGAGAAATACCAGAGAGACTTTGAAAGTCTTAAG GCGACTTGTGAGCGTGGCTTTGCTGCAATGGAAGAAACGCATCAGAAGGTCATAGATGACATCCAGAGGCAGCATCAAAGGGAAATCTCCAAACTCATGGAGGAGCGGGAGAGACTCTTGGCGGAGGAGACTGCTGCCACAATTGCTG CTATTGAAGCGATGAAGAATGCACACAAGGAGGAGCTGGAGAAGACTCAGCGCTCCCAACTGAGCGGGCTAAACTCAGACATTGATGAACTTCGCTTACAATACGA AGAGGAGCTACAGTCCATCCAGAGAGAACTGGAGGTGTTGTCAGAGCAGTACTCTCAGAAATGCTTGGAGAATGCTCACCTGACTCAGGCGCTGGAGGCAGAGAGGCAAGCCCTCAGGCAGTGTCAGAGAGAGAACCAGGAGCTGAATGCACACAACCAG GAGTTAAACAACAGGCTGACTGCAGAAATCACTCGGATGCGTTCCTGTTTCAGCGGTGAAACGGCTCTGTCACCACTTACCCACGGCAAGGACGTGTATGAATTGGAG GTGCTGCTACGAATTAAAGAGTCAGAGATTCAGTATCTTAAACAGGAAATCCACTCTTTGAAAgatgagctgcagtctgctttcagG GACAAGAAGTATGCTACAGACAAATACAAGGACATCTACACTGAGCTGAGCATTGTGAAAGCTAAGGCTGACTGTGATATCAGCAAACTGAAGGAAAAGCTGCTCCTGGCTACAGAAGCTTTAGGGGAGAGGACCGTTGATGACTCTGTTACATCTGGATATG ACATCATGAAATCAAAAAGTAATCCGGATTTCATGAAAAAAGAGAAATCATCCACCTCCAGGCAGTCTAGAGCAGTGAGGTCAAAG AGCTTGAAAGAGGGACTAACTGTGCAGGAGCGCATGAAGCTTTTTGAGGCTAAAGACTCCAGAAAAATTTAA
- the prr35 gene encoding proline-rich protein 35 has protein sequence MSKDDVCKVTSASKHKERKPKKPHYIPRPWGKPYNYKCFQCPFTCMEKSHLYNHMKYSLCKNSLSLLIESDWPYKKGNILHPEQLRPFQQAHGLHSAGADELEQAMRSEEKQGQRRSLENGEVGEMQGAEAGEEREPKEQAEITGLTKESSSSSRADAKKSDQAESELLMADMLSLEDQLLQARSVEVEAQLRHYKLPKTCVTGPGLLSERWRLLASSHTKAKAEGAQPRVSGSIPCYPPPPNLLDYQDPTGLNLSVLGVGYPISPSLFSYMNSAIPTAASGVTAQTHAQFAQLPFLASAAQLMHPVSSTHSDRALIPSHLYYPFLCEHTFGPASSQSDARKSPKTNSLEAVPLSGFQPKVSLWKVPALRPGNTASPGGWASPQRDSLDQNYRLAEKTQSTAKEGQASCGLKRTRAVLRSHEAPVEKKSAVGLTFDLLKNNQNGSTDKRLHQNSLQAAQLQTRPSELWYHSLTSPNNETSSLSASNTQDPNATSIIEEEVSESVAALLSDLSKALQEYQEAERKISHLEKEDLPVQRHLWEHLNKIRSELSHIHQALERTSIQADGPLDLSVRRDSTDSIGKQSTREDSNPKTIAIETEEDEDMEDKNEEEDEERERKMLRASLESRKQSLDMLIKMSQASVVNTEILPPGGLSLRSAEALWPSRTTKCEADSSVLLCPDGRSVVFADISPSVKPPKRPPSSQRLDTQCPTSPLTAQDS, from the exons ATGTCCAAGGATGATGTTTGCAAAGTTACATCAGCCAGCAAACACAAGGAACGGAAGCCCAAGAAGCCTCACTACATCCCCCGACCATGGGGCAAACCCTACAACTACAAGTGCTTCCAGTGCCCCTTCACCTGCATGGAGAAGTCCCACCTGTACAACCACATGAAGTACAGCCTCTGCAAGAACTCCCTGTCCCTGCTCATAGAGTCCGACTGGCCGTACAAGAAGGGTAACATCCTGCACCCGGAACAGCTGCGACCCTTTCAACAGGCGCACGGCCTGCACTCTGCCGGGGCAGATGAGCTGGAGCAGGCGATGCGCTCTGAGGAAAAGCAGGGGCAGCGCAGGTCTCTGGAGAACGGCGAGGTTGGGGAAATGCAAGGAGCTGAAGCTGGGGAAGAGAGAGAACCAAAGGAGCAAGCAGAAATCACAGGGCTGACCAAAGaaagctccagcagcagcagagcagatGCTAAGAAAAGCGACCAGGCCGAGTCAGAGCTCCTGATGGCCGACATGCTCTCTCTTGAAGATCAGCTGCTACAAGCACGCTCTGTGGAGGTAGAAGCCCAATTGAGACACTATAAGCTACCCAAGACATGTGTGACAGGTCCTGGGCTTCTGTCCGAGCGCTGGAGACTACTGGCATCCAGCCACACGAAGGCCAAAGCAGAAGGTGCTCAGCCTCGAGTGAGCGGTTCAATACCCTGTTACCCTCCCCCCCCTAACCTGCTGGACTACCAGGATCCCACCGGACTCAACCTATCGGTACTGGGGGTGGGTTATCCCATCAGTCCGAGCTTGTTTTCTTACATGAACTCCGCCATTCCCACAGCAGCCTCCGGTGTCACCGCTCAGACCCACGCACAGTTTGCTCAGCTTCCCTTCCTGGCGTCGGCTGCCCAGCTGATGCATCCAGTCTCCAGCACACACTCGGACAGAGCTCTCATCCCCTCGCACCTCTACTATCCCTTCTTGTGTGAGCACACGTTTGGGCCGGCTTCGAGTCAGAGTGATGCCAGGAAATCTCCCAAGACAAACAGTTTAGAGGCAGTTCCTCTGTCTGGCTTTCAACCTAAAGTCAGCCTGTGGAAGGTGCCAGCCCTGCGACCAGGAAACACTGCATCCCCCGGTGGCTGGGCGTCCCCTCAGAGGGACTCCCTCGACCAGAACTACAGATTGGCAGAAAAAACTCAATCCACGGCCAAAGAAGGCCAAGCCAGCTGTGGTCTAAAGAGGACACGAGCTGTTCTGAGGAGTCACGAGGCACCAGTGGAGAAGAAGTCGGCCGTGGGCCTCACATTTGACCTCCTGAAAAATAACCAGAACGGATCGACTGACAAACGCCTCCATCAAAACAG TTTACAGGCTGCTCAGCTTCAGACCCGACCGAGTGAGCTGTGGTACCATTCTCTCACCAGTCCCAACAACGAGACATCCTCCCTGTCTGCTAGCAACACTCAGGACCCGAACGCTACCAGCATAATTGAAGAAGAAGTTTCTGAGTCGGTGGCTGCTCTCCTCAGTGATCTCTCCAAGGCTCTGCAAGAGTACCAGGAGGCTGAACGCAAAATCTCCCACCTGGAGAAGGAGGACCTTCCTGTCCAGAGACACTTGTGGGAGCACCTGAACAAAATCCGCAGTGAGCTCTCTCATATTCACCAGGCGTTGGAGCGGACATCTATTCAGGCTGACGGACCCCTCGATCTGTCAGTTAGAAGGGACTCAACTGACTCAATTGGTAAGCAAAGCACAAGAGAGGACAGCAACCCCAAAACTATTGCAATTGAGACCGAAGAGGACGAGGACATGGAGGACAAAAACGAGGAGGAGGACGAAGAGAGGGAGCGGAAGATGTTGAGGGCATCGCTGGAGAGCCGTAAGCAGTCATTGGACATGTTGATCAAGATGAGCCAAGCGTCGGTAGTAAACACAGAGATACTCCCCCCTGGAGGTCTCAGCCTGAGGTCGGCTGAGGCCTTGTGGCCGAGCAGAACCACCAAGTGTGAGGCCGATTCCAGTGTCCTACTTTGTCCTGATGGAAGATCCGTGGTATTTGCTGACATCTCGCCGTCCGTCAAACCTCCAAAGAGACCGCCATCCTCACAACGCCTGGACACCCAGTGTCCAACAAGTCCTCTAACTGCTCAAGATAGCTAA